In a genomic window of Candidatus Acidiferrales bacterium:
- a CDS encoding ParA family protein produces MRVISIAIPKGGEGKTTTAVNLAASLAAAEKKTLLIDADTLGASGISLGYTADQVKSGLYDVFNYTHSLNRVIYKTELTYLDFIPSNISTVQMEERLLRLSENRTIMRIALRDVEKKYDYVIIDCPPTLRGITTNALCASNSVIVPMRASHFSLDAVMRLMRYMKWIREVANPKIYVEGIILTMYEPNTKISEITGRELRSRYSKFLFKIVIPKNSTLAEAAFYGRPVLLYNINSKGAQAYFELATEIISREHAFNEMMGEAGVSSASDSSQADTNGSLPQDSPAKGDSGASFEGSVK; encoded by the coding sequence GTGCGAGTCATCTCCATCGCGATCCCAAAGGGGGGGGAAGGAAAAACAACAACCGCAGTCAATCTCGCCGCGAGTCTTGCAGCGGCCGAGAAGAAGACTCTTCTGATTGATGCCGATACTCTCGGCGCGAGCGGAATTTCTCTCGGCTACACAGCCGACCAGGTCAAAAGCGGACTGTACGACGTTTTCAACTATACTCACTCCCTTAACCGAGTGATTTATAAAACGGAATTGACCTATCTCGATTTCATTCCTTCGAACATTTCGACTGTCCAGATGGAAGAGCGCCTCCTCCGCCTGAGTGAGAACAGGACAATAATGCGGATTGCACTGCGAGATGTGGAAAAAAAATACGATTACGTGATAATAGACTGCCCCCCGACTCTCCGGGGAATTACGACCAACGCTCTATGCGCGTCCAACTCAGTCATCGTTCCAATGCGCGCCAGTCATTTCTCGCTCGATGCAGTGATGAGACTGATGCGCTACATGAAGTGGATCCGGGAAGTCGCAAACCCAAAAATTTATGTCGAAGGAATTATTCTCACGATGTACGAGCCGAACACCAAGATTTCTGAAATTACGGGCAGGGAACTTCGTTCGCGTTATTCTAAGTTCCTTTTCAAGATTGTTATTCCAAAAAACTCAACCCTTGCGGAAGCCGCGTTCTACGGGAGGCCGGTGCTGTTGTACAACATAAACTCGAAAGGTGCTCAAGCCTATTTCGAGCTCGCAACCGAAATAATATCCCGTGAGCATGCCTTCAACGAGATGATGGGTGAAGCAGGCGTCTCCTCCGCGTCGGACTCATCGCAGGCCGATACCAACGGTTCATTGCCACAGGACTCTCCAGCAAAGGGAGATAGTGGAGCCTCATTTGAAGGTTCGGTGAAGTGA
- a CDS encoding TonB-dependent receptor: protein MKAIVLSTIIFLIPIQILKSQVLKTDTTKYEYLHEVVVSAPRIDLPLKATPFSVSLVDSEELGVLPRAVAIDEALKLVPGVKVDNQANGERVHLSIRGQGILTETGIRSIKFLLDGLPINDPTGFAPDLFDVDFDNVARIEVLRGPAASFYGGGAAGGIINIGTQNAPNSPLFGEVSTTGGSNNFWKGFGRFGGDVNEVNYDMSFSRTGGDGYRVHTHFWENNIYAKATYTPTSSFQVTPILEWSDTYHENPEGLSLAQYLQDPKLPNDDAVPYNEHMEMNRTTEGLTGVYRFLDNQEIRFNGYVKHSQYIEANNAVFDHQLLTTPGTSLQYTLTSSLPGGSSRNEFSIGTDLQWQTNNEYLDPNYHSIEGDTVLGRQRIWQWGTGVFLIDMVDLGSDWSFMGSVRYDKIHNELTDLLNPDSTSNSGKADFGNFTGRLGATYSLTRDLTFYGSWGQGFIPPSTEELDRNPNAYSGFNSDLVPATSNSFEIGARGIVAPVLTYDVTGFYLLTKNDFNRYRVPGRGNGEEGTFYNNVGASKRFGLELSATCEPAKALVIRLAYTYSHFKYDIASPIPILMDDTTIHKFIENGNWLPNSPQHQLMVDVNYEILPEVSIGLTSETLSKTYIDGANIESEAAAGYTLLGGRIVYRWRAEGLTGDLMVDARNVTDKTYVAFTEPDTGGNSYQPGAGREFFVTVKILL from the coding sequence ATGAAGGCTATCGTTCTATCAACTATTATTTTTTTAATACCCATTCAGATTTTGAAATCACAAGTTTTGAAGACGGACACGACAAAATACGAATATCTTCATGAGGTGGTGGTCTCAGCCCCGAGGATAGACTTGCCTCTCAAAGCAACTCCGTTCTCGGTCAGTCTTGTTGATTCGGAGGAGTTAGGTGTTCTTCCACGCGCCGTCGCGATCGACGAGGCTTTGAAACTCGTGCCGGGTGTGAAAGTGGACAATCAGGCAAATGGAGAAAGAGTTCATCTTTCGATCAGAGGCCAGGGAATACTTACCGAGACCGGCATTCGTTCTATTAAATTTTTATTGGACGGGCTGCCGATCAATGACCCGACAGGCTTTGCGCCGGACCTCTTCGATGTCGATTTCGATAACGTAGCTAGGATCGAAGTCTTGCGGGGACCGGCGGCGTCCTTTTACGGCGGAGGCGCTGCGGGCGGAATAATAAATATCGGGACACAGAACGCTCCCAACTCACCCTTATTCGGAGAAGTCTCCACGACGGGAGGCTCGAATAATTTCTGGAAGGGATTCGGCCGGTTTGGTGGCGACGTCAACGAGGTGAACTACGACATGTCCTTTTCGAGAACGGGTGGCGACGGGTATAGAGTGCACACGCACTTCTGGGAAAATAATATCTACGCGAAAGCCACGTATACTCCAACCTCATCATTCCAGGTAACCCCGATCTTGGAATGGTCCGATACCTATCATGAAAACCCCGAAGGTCTCAGCCTTGCACAATACTTGCAAGACCCGAAACTACCGAACGACGATGCGGTTCCGTACAACGAGCATATGGAAATGAACCGGACGACCGAAGGGTTGACAGGGGTTTATCGATTCCTAGACAATCAGGAAATAAGATTCAACGGCTACGTCAAACACTCTCAGTACATCGAAGCGAATAACGCGGTGTTCGACCATCAGCTGCTCACGACTCCGGGCACATCGCTGCAGTATACTCTGACATCCAGTTTGCCTGGCGGATCGTCGAGGAATGAGTTCAGCATCGGAACCGATCTGCAGTGGCAAACCAACAATGAATACCTCGATCCAAACTATCACTCCATTGAAGGTGACACTGTGCTCGGCCGGCAGCGAATCTGGCAATGGGGAACGGGAGTCTTCCTGATCGACATGGTGGACCTTGGCAGCGATTGGAGTTTCATGGGCAGCGTGCGATATGATAAGATTCACAACGAGCTCACCGACCTGCTGAACCCCGATTCTACCAGCAATTCCGGCAAAGCTGATTTTGGCAACTTCACCGGACGACTCGGCGCGACCTATTCTTTGACTCGAGACCTGACTTTCTACGGCAGCTGGGGACAGGGCTTCATACCTCCATCCACCGAGGAGCTGGACAGAAACCCCAACGCTTACAGTGGGTTCAATTCAGACCTTGTCCCCGCAACGTCCAACTCATTTGAAATTGGGGCAAGGGGAATCGTCGCTCCGGTGCTTACATACGACGTCACCGGTTTCTACCTTCTCACCAAGAATGATTTCAACCGGTACAGAGTTCCCGGCCGGGGAAACGGGGAAGAGGGAACATTCTACAACAATGTCGGGGCGAGCAAAAGGTTTGGACTCGAGTTGTCCGCGACCTGTGAGCCGGCGAAAGCTCTCGTGATTCGGCTGGCATACACATACTCCCACTTCAAATACGATATCGCTTCTCCCATCCCGATCTTGATGGATGATACGACAATACACAAGTTCATCGAGAATGGAAACTGGCTGCCCAATTCTCCGCAGCACCAACTGATGGTCGACGTGAATTATGAAATCCTTCCGGAAGTTTCAATCGGCTTGACGTCGGAGACTCTCAGTAAGACATATATCGATGGAGCCAATATCGAATCCGAAGCCGCAGCGGGATATACGTTGTTAGGCGGCCGGATTGTTTACCGCTGGCGTGCCGAAGGTCTCACCGGCGATCTCATGGTCGACGCGCGCAATGTTACGGACAAGACATATGTTGCTTTCACCGAGCCCGACACAGGCGGCAATTCGTACCAGCCGGGTGCAGGAAGAGAATTTTTCGTCACCGTAAAGATTCTTCTCTGA
- a CDS encoding M23 family metallopeptidase, protein MRVLLNFSLALLFPLILCFGRVNTGNSKSSSNDTYLFPTDASHRINSGFADYRSSHFHGGMDISTNGKIGYQVFAAKSGYVYRVSVSPFGYGKMLILKHDDSTFTLYGHLSVFSEKIEEMVGAAQRQEHKYGVELRFKPDEIRVDRGEVVAYTGATGVGGPHLHFEVRDKNFAFIDPLVFGSLDVPDYRTPRIFNIAVRGFLSGEAKVCSMKKSGDSYSAKQIFRMSEPFYFVLHGADSYGGKFKRPPKYIRLKIDGNDFISLNLTHFDADDYLDVASLVDLGLSRRLKTYYILCVNRAIPFSVFTPDTPLSGLIGENFPNGTHSYEISIEDEDGNGASASGKFVLNLPRSSNSSSDATAGLSISPFKEKVFNLSPSLTLRFPENSFAKEIDIDARLLSQNSLEIESENEMLRKKVELTWRVNDPTLRLYRRLRRRWSYIECSNDGSFLRAKIGYRTGVFALLHDEMPPIVGKIRFSNKNPFYRSAAPKDFKRDFVYFKVSDRLSGVNTDNIFLKVGDEKLFCEYDSKKHSAVCQVDADKLRDERKVEIIVSDNAGNERRVVSRIRF, encoded by the coding sequence GTGAGAGTTCTGCTGAATTTTTCTCTTGCACTTTTATTTCCTCTGATTCTTTGTTTTGGTAGAGTAAATACCGGCAACTCGAAGTCGTCTTCCAACGACACTTATCTTTTCCCGACTGATGCTTCGCACAGAATAAATTCAGGCTTTGCAGACTACCGCTCTTCCCATTTTCACGGTGGGATGGACATCTCAACGAACGGGAAAATCGGCTACCAGGTTTTCGCCGCTAAATCGGGATATGTCTATCGAGTTTCCGTTTCACCGTTCGGTTATGGAAAGATGCTCATACTGAAACATGACGACTCGACATTCACTTTGTACGGACATCTCTCCGTATTTTCGGAAAAAATCGAGGAGATGGTTGGGGCGGCGCAGCGACAGGAGCATAAATACGGTGTGGAATTAAGGTTTAAGCCCGATGAAATCCGGGTCGATCGCGGTGAGGTTGTAGCATATACGGGGGCGACCGGCGTCGGCGGTCCGCACCTTCATTTTGAGGTTCGCGACAAAAATTTTGCGTTCATCGATCCACTGGTCTTCGGTTCGCTCGACGTTCCTGACTACAGAACTCCGAGAATCTTCAACATCGCCGTCCGCGGGTTCCTATCCGGCGAAGCCAAGGTATGCAGCATGAAAAAGTCCGGCGATTCATATTCTGCAAAACAGATTTTTCGTATGTCGGAGCCGTTCTATTTCGTGCTCCATGGTGCTGATTCATACGGGGGAAAATTCAAGCGACCGCCCAAATATATTCGGCTGAAGATAGACGGCAATGATTTTATCTCGTTGAACCTGACTCATTTCGATGCCGATGATTATCTGGACGTCGCGTCCCTTGTCGATCTCGGTCTATCGAGGAGACTAAAAACATATTATATCCTTTGCGTGAATCGTGCTATTCCCTTTTCGGTTTTTACACCGGACACCCCGCTGAGCGGGCTAATAGGTGAGAACTTCCCTAACGGGACTCATTCCTACGAAATTTCCATCGAAGATGAAGACGGAAACGGCGCCTCTGCTAGCGGGAAATTTGTTCTGAATCTTCCTCGATCTTCAAACAGCTCCTCGGATGCAACCGCAGGGCTGTCGATATCTCCATTTAAAGAAAAAGTCTTCAACCTATCTCCGTCGCTGACGCTGCGATTTCCCGAAAACAGTTTTGCAAAGGAGATCGATATTGACGCGAGACTTCTTTCTCAGAATAGTCTTGAAATAGAATCCGAAAATGAGATGCTCAGAAAGAAAGTGGAGCTGACCTGGAGGGTGAACGATCCGACATTGAGACTCTACAGACGTTTGAGGAGACGCTGGAGTTACATCGAATGCAGCAATGATGGAAGCTTCTTGAGGGCTAAGATCGGCTACAGAACGGGAGTGTTCGCTCTATTACACGACGAGATGCCTCCAATTGTCGGAAAAATTAGGTTTTCAAATAAGAATCCATTTTACAGGTCGGCCGCACCGAAGGACTTTAAAAGAGATTTTGTATATTTTAAGGTATCGGACCGATTATCCGGAGTAAATACGGACAACATTTTTCTGAAAGTGGGAGATGAAAAGCTCTTTTGCGAGTACGACTCTAAAAAACATTCCGCAGTTTGCCAGGTCGATGCGGATAAGTTGAGAGACGAGAGGAAAGTGGAAATCATCGTCAGCGATAATGCCGGGAACGAGAGAAGAGTTGTTTCGAGAATCAGATTTTAA
- a CDS encoding isochorismatase family cysteine hydrolase → MDNINEIAEFLQPARTALVLWDIQKMLVESIFNREEFLGKVETLAASAREKLVPVFLTKITPLPERFQSPGSRFMMRRRAQGFKPGPDAYTLVLNPETDDIVLNKNTASIFVGTNFELMIRNAGLSTILFTGISTEFGIESSAREASTKGFFPIVISDAVSSRSQEGHSRSLENMKSILPLVTTAELVSFWKKLPA, encoded by the coding sequence ATGGACAACATTAATGAGATAGCTGAATTTCTACAGCCTGCAAGGACGGCACTGGTTCTTTGGGATATTCAGAAGATGCTTGTGGAGAGTATTTTCAACAGGGAAGAGTTTCTGGGAAAAGTCGAAACGCTAGCGGCATCGGCCAGAGAAAAACTTGTTCCAGTATTTCTTACCAAGATCACTCCTCTTCCCGAAAGGTTCCAGTCTCCCGGAAGCCGCTTCATGATGAGGAGACGTGCTCAGGGATTTAAGCCGGGACCGGATGCATACACGCTGGTTCTCAATCCTGAAACCGACGACATCGTGCTTAACAAAAACACCGCAAGCATTTTTGTCGGCACGAATTTCGAGCTCATGATAAGGAATGCGGGCCTCTCGACGATTTTGTTTACCGGAATATCGACGGAATTCGGAATCGAGTCGAGCGCTAGAGAAGCAAGCACCAAGGGATTCTTCCCGATCGTCATATCCGATGCAGTTTCATCGCGCAGCCAGGAAGGGCACTCTCGCTCTCTTGAAAACATGAAGAGCATTCTGCCTCTTGTTACAACAGCCGAGCTCGTATCATTCTGGAAAAAACTGCCGGCCTGA
- a CDS encoding fumarylacetoacetate hydrolase family protein, giving the protein METVHLSRTGEDILVPKIFCLGKNYAKHAAEMKSDVPKIPIVFMKPSSAIVHDGAKIKIPLMTNDLHHETEIFFLIGREGKNIRKENARSFVSGMGIGLDLTLRDVQTKLRNDGSPWLISKGFDGSAPISNAAPVDGVDFNSLELTLSVNDRIRQQGSYRNTIFKIEEVVAFISQLFTLERGDLIFTGTPEGVAQLAAGDKLHAELVGHVSLDVEII; this is encoded by the coding sequence ATGGAGACTGTTCACCTTTCGAGGACCGGTGAGGATATCTTGGTTCCGAAGATTTTTTGTCTCGGAAAAAATTATGCAAAACATGCCGCCGAGATGAAATCCGATGTACCCAAAATACCGATTGTTTTCATGAAACCATCGAGTGCAATCGTTCACGACGGAGCGAAAATAAAGATTCCGTTAATGACGAACGACCTTCACCACGAGACGGAGATTTTTTTTCTTATCGGCAGAGAAGGAAAAAATATTCGAAAGGAAAACGCCAGATCGTTTGTGTCGGGAATGGGTATCGGGCTTGACCTGACTCTTCGTGACGTTCAGACCAAACTGAGAAATGACGGAAGTCCCTGGCTTATCTCGAAAGGCTTCGATGGTTCCGCGCCGATTTCTAACGCGGCTCCCGTTGACGGCGTGGATTTCAATTCTCTGGAGTTAACGCTTTCGGTAAACGACAGGATCCGACAGCAAGGAAGTTACAGAAACACCATTTTCAAAATTGAAGAGGTAGTTGCTTTTATTTCGCAGTTGTTCACGCTTGAGCGAGGAGATTTGATTTTTACGGGGACCCCGGAGGGCGTGGCGCAGCTCGCAGCTGGCGATAAGCTCCATGCCGAACTAGTCGGCCACGTTTCACTTGACGTGGAGATAATATAA
- a CDS encoding ion channel, whose protein sequence is MKRFWKTSRMNLFGKRSGINLNLIPLVWVLTSLVVGGSILVYLAEGQHGNIHSLWDAVWWTVVTMTTVGYGDVVPTTVLGRVVGMFVMLSGISVISLLTATISSIFVAQKIRESQGLQQIKLKGHTIICGWNQKLDGLLETLNRFSSERPETAVARQKEGVVLVNEMPPARMEDTLSSYENLNLKYVSGDYTKEPTLARANLKDALSVIILPDMSLTSEPRDDKTLPAALAIKSMKRDIKVYAHVIDKENLSHLKRADVDDVIISDEHVGYLLASDISSPGIAQAVQTLLDPEKGVSFKRVKMPSDFVGKKFQEIHEYFKSQRNSIVIGFVSQDESVKITDILSSDYTAIDSFIERKFKAAGLDFREKGGLRLNLNPPLDYIAQEKEDVIIIG, encoded by the coding sequence ATGAAACGTTTTTGGAAAACTTCCCGGATGAATCTCTTCGGGAAAAGGAGCGGAATAAATTTAAACTTGATCCCGCTCGTGTGGGTACTCACAAGTCTGGTGGTGGGCGGATCAATCTTAGTGTACCTGGCGGAAGGTCAACACGGGAATATCCACTCTTTATGGGATGCAGTATGGTGGACAGTCGTTACCATGACAACCGTCGGTTATGGAGATGTTGTCCCCACGACGGTTCTCGGACGGGTCGTCGGGATGTTCGTCATGCTGTCCGGAATCTCCGTCATCTCTTTATTGACCGCGACCATTTCGTCGATCTTCGTAGCACAAAAAATAAGAGAGAGCCAGGGTTTGCAACAGATTAAGCTGAAGGGACATACAATAATTTGCGGCTGGAATCAGAAGCTCGACGGCCTCCTGGAGACTCTGAACAGATTTTCCTCGGAGCGTCCAGAGACGGCGGTTGCCAGACAGAAGGAGGGCGTGGTCCTAGTAAACGAAATGCCACCCGCCAGGATGGAAGACACGCTGTCGAGCTATGAGAATCTAAATCTGAAGTATGTCAGCGGCGACTACACAAAGGAACCGACACTTGCGCGCGCAAATTTGAAAGACGCGCTGTCTGTTATAATCTTACCAGATATGTCGCTGACATCTGAGCCTCGTGACGACAAAACGCTTCCTGCTGCACTCGCGATAAAATCTATGAAGCGTGATATAAAGGTCTACGCCCACGTAATCGACAAGGAAAATCTCTCGCACTTGAAAAGGGCAGATGTCGACGACGTCATTATCAGTGACGAACACGTCGGCTATCTGCTTGCATCGGATATTTCTTCGCCGGGAATCGCACAGGCAGTCCAGACGCTCTTGGATCCAGAGAAGGGTGTATCCTTCAAAAGAGTAAAGATGCCATCGGACTTCGTCGGAAAAAAATTCCAAGAGATTCATGAATACTTCAAAAGCCAGCGAAATAGCATCGTGATTGGATTTGTATCACAGGATGAATCCGTGAAGATAACGGACATTCTTTCTTCCGATTACACGGCAATAGATTCATTTATAGAACGAAAATTTAAAGCAGCGGGTCTCGATTTTCGGGAAAAGGGCGGACTCCGTCTGAATCTGAATCCACCTCTCGATTATATTGCTCAAGAAAAAGAAGATGTGATTATAATAGGATGA
- the tpiA gene encoding triose-phosphate isomerase, with the protein MRKKIIAANWKMNKDVNETSEFFSALQKELDGYSGTAEIVVCPPFTALQTAVKASQGTSFKVGAQNLHYENDGAYTGEISARMIKSLGIPYVIIGHSERRQYFGETDEIVAKKVKKALSEGLKVILCVGETLSERDGNVTEKVLDRQVKAALDGLTAEQLKSIVIAYEPVWAIGTGRNATPQQAQEAHAFIRNLVSKLFGNGAAQDLTIQYGGSMKPENSGELLSQADVDGGLIGGASLKADSFSKIVKSAPPAK; encoded by the coding sequence ATGAGAAAGAAAATTATAGCAGCAAATTGGAAAATGAACAAAGATGTCAACGAAACATCCGAATTTTTTTCAGCGCTTCAAAAAGAACTGGATGGCTATAGTGGCACAGCGGAGATCGTGGTCTGTCCGCCGTTTACCGCCCTTCAGACTGCAGTCAAGGCTTCGCAGGGGACTTCATTTAAGGTTGGCGCACAAAATCTTCATTACGAAAACGACGGTGCATATACCGGCGAGATTTCAGCACGCATGATAAAATCGCTCGGAATTCCCTATGTCATCATCGGCCACTCCGAGCGCCGGCAGTACTTCGGCGAGACCGACGAAATCGTGGCAAAGAAAGTGAAGAAGGCCTTGAGCGAAGGTCTGAAAGTGATTCTTTGTGTTGGTGAGACGCTCAGCGAACGCGATGGAAACGTCACTGAAAAAGTTTTGGACCGGCAGGTGAAAGCGGCGCTCGACGGTTTGACCGCGGAGCAGTTGAAGTCGATCGTGATCGCATACGAGCCGGTCTGGGCGATTGGAACAGGACGCAACGCGACGCCGCAACAAGCTCAAGAAGCCCATGCTTTCATCAGGAACCTCGTGTCAAAGCTGTTCGGCAACGGCGCCGCCCAGGATTTGACTATCCAATATGGTGGAAGCATGAAGCCGGAGAACTCCGGGGAGCTCTTATCCCAGGCGGATGTCGATGGCGGTCTCATCGGTGGTGCGAGCCTTAAAGCCGACTCATTCTCGAAGATCGTTAAGAGCGCGCCGCCCGCAAAATAG
- a CDS encoding metalloregulator ArsR/SmtB family transcription factor, producing the protein MKTIFDKRAVKVFKALGDPNRYSILRLLIEKGELSCADFDGKFKLSKPAMSHHYRILENAGLIEVRKEGLHFFMKANSAVLDQFVPDFIKTHIKR; encoded by the coding sequence ATGAAAACGATTTTCGATAAACGAGCTGTTAAAGTCTTCAAGGCGCTTGGCGATCCGAACAGGTACAGCATACTGAGACTTCTTATTGAAAAAGGCGAGCTTTCTTGTGCAGACTTTGACGGCAAGTTCAAACTTTCAAAACCGGCAATGTCTCATCATTACAGGATCCTGGAGAATGCAGGATTGATCGAAGTGAGAAAGGAAGGTCTTCATTTCTTCATGAAGGCAAACTCGGCAGTACTCGATCAATTCGTGCCAGACTTCATCAAGACACATATTAAACGCTAA
- a CDS encoding MBL fold metallo-hydrolase, translated as MAYAKITTVKLPLPPKEILADVFAFPPNPDSFGGISYLIKGESQNFMVDVPEHIENNVSFISKHGVPQFIFLTHRDDVADAEMFRKKFGARLIIHESEKYAVGKPDITFRSFYEIGDAVIIHTPGHSPGSSSLFYSKEKVMFTGDHVTADRGKPVAENFSWTYDYELQIESARRLLDFDFEYILAGHGGRWLISNAKNELKGFLERNG; from the coding sequence ATGGCGTACGCTAAAATTACGACAGTCAAACTTCCACTTCCTCCGAAGGAAATCTTGGCGGATGTATTTGCTTTTCCGCCAAATCCCGACAGCTTCGGAGGAATCTCGTATCTAATAAAAGGAGAAAGTCAAAACTTCATGGTGGATGTGCCGGAGCATATAGAGAATAACGTCTCCTTTATCTCAAAGCACGGTGTTCCTCAGTTTATTTTTCTTACCCACAGAGACGACGTTGCTGATGCTGAAATGTTTAGGAAAAAGTTTGGAGCAAGGCTGATCATTCATGAATCTGAAAAGTACGCAGTCGGAAAACCCGATATAACTTTTCGCAGCTTCTATGAGATCGGAGACGCGGTGATAATTCATACCCCGGGTCATTCGCCGGGTTCATCGAGTCTGTTCTATTCGAAAGAGAAAGTAATGTTTACCGGCGACCACGTCACGGCAGACCGCGGAAAGCCGGTGGCGGAAAATTTCTCATGGACATATGATTATGAGCTCCAAATCGAAAGCGCCCGAAGGCTTCTCGATTTCGATTTTGAATATATACTAGCAGGTCATGGCGGCCGATGGCTTATCTCGAACGCTAAAAACGAATTGAAAGGATTTTTGGAGAGAAATGGGTAA
- a CDS encoding DoxX family protein: MEIIYLIGRILFAAVFVSGGYGHLTKSKQMGGYAKSMGVPASEFMTILTGIMILVGGVLVVFDFYIFYGALLIFLFLIPTSFMMHAFWKLRDPGMKQVQQIMFMKNMSMAGAALMIMCFTYGVR; this comes from the coding sequence ATGGAAATTATTTATTTAATCGGCAGAATCTTGTTCGCGGCGGTTTTCGTAAGCGGCGGATACGGCCATTTGACTAAATCAAAACAGATGGGCGGGTACGCGAAAAGCATGGGTGTTCCTGCATCGGAATTCATGACAATACTGACCGGGATCATGATCCTTGTAGGCGGAGTACTGGTAGTTTTCGATTTCTATATCTTCTACGGTGCGCTCCTCATATTTCTTTTTCTGATTCCAACTTCATTCATGATGCACGCCTTCTGGAAACTGAGAGACCCCGGAATGAAGCAGGTGCAGCAAATAATGTTCATGAAGAATATGTCAATGGCCGGAGCTGCGCTGATGATAATGTGCTTCACTTATGGCGTACGCTAA
- the gatB gene encoding Asp-tRNA(Asn)/Glu-tRNA(Gln) amidotransferase subunit GatB — protein MDWNKYEVVIGLEVHAQMLTETKTFCGCSNKFGDSPNSNVCPVCLGMPGVLPVLNKKLIEFAIKMGLATNCRIAPYSIFARKNYFYPDLPKGYQISQFEEPICVDGYIEIEKSDGTKKKIGLIRIHMEEDAGKLIHDQDVDTLVDVNRCGTPLLEIVSQPDIRSAEEAYLYLIRIKQIITYLGICDGNMEEGSLRCDANVSLRLCGAAQFGTKVEIKNMNSFRNVERALDVEIERQYAILEHGGTILQETLLYNADTNSVRPMRSKEEANDYRYFPDPDLVPVLIDEPWIEKIKAAQPELPARRRERYMQEFSLPKYDAEILTGDKAIADYYESITTNLRLKSKDAYKQASNYVMTDVLRVVGEEHVGINQFPIEGKNLARMIDLINEGVISTKLAKDVFEEMLKSGQAPDSIVEKKGLRQVSDQAEIDKVVEEVLQSNPEEVQRYIGGKDKVFGFFVGEVMKKTRGKANPKVLNDLLRQKLERLKN, from the coding sequence TTGGATTGGAATAAATACGAAGTCGTAATCGGTCTCGAAGTTCACGCGCAGATGCTTACTGAGACGAAGACGTTCTGCGGGTGTTCGAACAAATTTGGAGATTCTCCGAACTCGAACGTCTGCCCGGTGTGCCTCGGAATGCCGGGTGTGCTTCCGGTTTTGAACAAGAAGCTCATCGAGTTCGCGATAAAAATGGGCCTCGCGACCAACTGCCGCATTGCGCCCTATTCGATTTTCGCACGCAAAAATTACTTTTATCCGGACCTTCCGAAGGGTTATCAGATTTCGCAGTTCGAGGAGCCAATCTGCGTCGACGGCTATATAGAGATCGAGAAGAGCGATGGCACGAAAAAGAAAATCGGCCTGATCAGGATCCACATGGAAGAAGACGCGGGCAAGCTCATCCATGATCAGGATGTCGATACGCTCGTCGACGTGAACAGGTGCGGCACTCCGCTTCTCGAGATCGTCAGCCAGCCTGACATCCGCTCCGCCGAAGAAGCGTATCTTTATCTCATCCGGATAAAACAGATCATCACCTACCTGGGAATCTGCGACGGCAATATGGAAGAGGGTTCCTTGCGCTGTGATGCGAACGTCTCACTTAGACTTTGCGGCGCAGCTCAATTCGGCACGAAGGTGGAAATCAAAAACATGAATTCCTTCCGCAACGTCGAACGGGCGCTTGACGTCGAGATCGAAAGACAATATGCCATTCTCGAACACGGCGGAACGATTCTGCAGGAAACACTCCTCTACAACGCCGACACCAACAGCGTCAGACCGATGCGATCGAAGGAAGAGGCAAACGATTACCGCTACTTCCCCGATCCCGACCTGGTTCCTGTTCTAATAGATGAACCATGGATCGAAAAGATCAAAGCCGCTCAGCCCGAGCTCCCGGCGAGACGCCGTGAAAGGTACATGCAGGAATTTTCTCTGCCGAAGTACGATGCCGAGATTCTGACGGGAGACAAAGCTATCGCGGATTACTACGAGAGTATCACTACAAATCTGAGATTGAAATCCAAGGACGCCTACAAGCAGGCGAGCAACTACGTGATGACCGACGTACTCCGAGTTGTCGGCGAAGAACACGTTGGGATAAATCAGTTTCCAATCGAGGGGAAGAATCTTGCACGGATGATCGACCTTATAAATGAAGGAGTGATCTCGACGAAACTCGCCAAAGATGTTTTCGAGGAGATGCTGAAATCAGGCCAGGCGCCTGACTCGATCGTCGAGAAAAAAGGTTTGCGCCAGGTTTCCGATCAAGCCGAAATAGACAAAGTTGTGGAAGAAGTTCTCCAGTCGAACCCTGAAGAAGTTCAGCGGTATATCGGCGGCAAAGATAAGGTATTCGGATTCTTCGTCGGCGAGGTGATGAAGAAAACCCGCGGCAAGGCGAACCCGAAAGTCTTGAACGACCTCCTAAGGCAGAAACTGGAGAGGCTGAAAAACTGA